Genomic segment of Saccharomycodes ludwigii strain NBRC 1722 chromosome VI, whole genome shotgun sequence:
cattattaaataacttTTACCATGTTtactttaaatattattattgttaatacATGAAAAGGGCAGACATGAGTTATGATGAAGAATTCATGTCATTAGTGAACCCATTAATTAGTTGGTTGATAAAGCCCAAAAGTTCATCTTTTGTGCTAATCCATTTTAGCTTTTCAGTTTCTAGGTTTACTAATTCCTCACTCAATTTTTCGATTTTAGTTAATTGCTCTTCACTACTAACATCAATCCCGGGCAATGCATCTataatttgtaaaatttgTCTGGTTTTCAAGATCAAATCAGTACTCAACTCATCAATagaattttcaaattcttgTTTAGAAGGTAAAGGTGGTAACTGTTGCAGGTTATTTctattaacattattattattattattatttgttgatGATATGGTATTGGTGTCTTGTTGTGGTCTGAAAGGATCCGTCATTTTGATTTCTGAATCGTTTAAAGGTACAAAATCATGATTTTTATCTACATAGTTTAAAGTCGCTACGAATTGTTCAACCATTTGATCAAAACATATCTGTAATTGAGTCAATCTGTCTGTACGCGGCCCctcattaattttattacctTTTGTCTTTATAGAACCTGTAATTTCTTGCTGCTGTTGCTCCTGGTTATTTCCATGTTTGGAAGTATTATCAGTAACGCTATTAGAATTTTCGTCGGTGGGTTtattttccccttttttgGGTAAATCTTCCAGTTTTGGTGTGTGATGTTCTTCAACCACATCTAAGTTAATATCGCCATCCTTATCCGTggtataatttattattggtgtCTCATTTCCATTCTCTTTCTTTAGTGATGATGATTCTGTTTCTTCATTTAGCTTATTATcggtgttattattattattattattatttagaccatttttgttattaaattcATTCTTGGATAACAGTATATCGCTCATAATACAAAtcttgttatttt
This window contains:
- the SRB7 gene encoding Srb7p (similar to Saccharomyces cerevisiae YDR308C | SRB7 | Suppressor of RNA polymerase B) encodes the protein MSDILLSKNEFNNKNGLNNNNNNNNTDNKLNEETESSSLKKENGNETPIINYTTDKDGDINLDVVEEHHTPKLEDLPKKGENKPTDENSNSVTDNTSKHGNNQEQQQQEITGSIKTKGNKINEGPRTDRLTQLQICFDQMVEQFVATLNYVDKNHDFVPLNDSEIKMTDPFRPQQDTNTISSTNNNNNNNVNRNNLQQLPPLPSKQEFENSIDELSTDLILKTRQILQIIDALPGIDVSSEEQLTKIEKLSEELVNLETEKLKWISTKDELLGFINQLINGFTNDMNSSS